Proteins from one Pseudomonas sp. KBS0710 genomic window:
- a CDS encoding sulfurtransferase — protein MPLAQLISPQQLAERQKAAGLVILDCRFALEDPDYGLCSYAEGHIEGAQYADLERHLSGPVTKGVTGRHPLPAADTLVAQLRAWGINANTDIVLYDDGPGAYAARAWWLLVWLGKRDGVFILDGGLKAWHAAGFPLSLDAPVVEPGTFAGTPDNRLLLDAEHLQKRLGEPGLTLIDARAAARFRGEVEPIDPIAGHIPGAQCAAFNENLGSDGRFLPADQLKKRFAAQLQGRSPDELVAYCGSGVTACHNLFALSLAGYPLGKLYAGSWSEWITDPARAVATGD, from the coding sequence ATGCCGCTTGCCCAACTGATCAGCCCCCAGCAATTGGCCGAACGCCAGAAGGCCGCAGGGCTGGTGATCCTCGATTGTCGTTTTGCCCTCGAAGACCCGGACTACGGGCTGTGCAGCTATGCCGAAGGGCATATCGAAGGCGCGCAATATGCCGACCTTGAGCGACATCTCAGTGGGCCGGTGACCAAAGGCGTGACAGGTCGCCACCCGTTGCCGGCGGCGGATACGTTGGTTGCGCAACTGCGGGCCTGGGGAATTAATGCCAACACCGACATCGTGCTGTACGACGACGGCCCCGGCGCCTATGCCGCCCGCGCGTGGTGGCTGCTGGTCTGGCTGGGTAAGCGTGACGGTGTTTTTATCCTGGACGGTGGCCTCAAGGCCTGGCACGCCGCCGGCTTCCCGTTGAGCCTCGATGCGCCGGTGGTTGAACCGGGAACGTTCGCCGGTACGCCGGACAACCGCCTGCTGCTGGACGCCGAGCATTTGCAAAAACGCCTGGGTGAGCCTGGCCTCACCTTGATCGACGCCCGTGCAGCGGCGCGTTTTCGCGGCGAGGTAGAGCCGATTGACCCGATTGCCGGGCACATTCCCGGAGCGCAATGCGCGGCGTTCAATGAAAACCTGGGCAGTGACGGGCGCTTCCTGCCGGCTGATCAGCTTAAAAAGCGCTTCGCTGCGCAGTTGCAGGGCCGCTCACCGGATGAACTGGTGGCGTATTGCGGTTCGGGCGTGACGGCGTGCCACAACCTGTTTGCCTTGAGTCTGGCGGGCTACCCGTTGGGCAAGTTGTATGCGGGGTCGTGGAGTGAGTGGATTACTGATCCGGCTCGGGCAGTAGCGACTGGCGACTGA
- the mutM gene encoding bifunctional DNA-formamidopyrimidine glycosylase/DNA-(apurinic or apyrimidinic site) lyase, with protein MPELPEVETTRRGIAPHLEGQRVSRVVVRERRLRWPIPEDLDVRLSGQRIVLVERRAKYLLINAEVGTLISHLGMSGNLRLVEVGLPALKHEHVDIELESGLALRYTDPRRFGAMLWSQDPHNHELLLRLGPEPLTDLFDGERLFQLSRGKSMAVKPFIMDNAVVVGVGNIYATEALFAAGIDPRRAAGGISRGRYLKLAIEIKRVLAAAIERGGTTLRDFIGGDGQPGYFQQELYVYGRGGEACKVCGSELRNVVLGQRASVFCPKCQS; from the coding sequence ATGCCCGAGTTACCCGAAGTCGAAACTACCCGTCGCGGGATTGCGCCGCATTTGGAAGGCCAACGCGTCAGCCGTGTGGTGGTGCGTGAGCGGCGCCTGCGCTGGCCGATCCCGGAAGACCTGGATGTGCGCCTGTCCGGGCAGCGCATCGTGCTGGTGGAGCGACGGGCCAAGTACCTGTTGATCAATGCCGAAGTGGGCACCTTGATCAGCCATTTGGGTATGTCGGGCAATTTGCGCTTGGTAGAAGTCGGCTTGCCGGCGCTCAAGCATGAGCATGTGGACATCGAACTCGAATCTGGCCTGGCGCTGCGCTATACCGACCCTCGGCGTTTCGGCGCGATGCTCTGGAGCCAGGACCCGCATAACCACGAACTGTTGCTGCGCCTTGGGCCAGAGCCGCTGACCGACCTGTTTGATGGCGAGCGCTTGTTCCAGCTCTCGCGTGGCAAGTCGATGGCGGTGAAGCCGTTCATCATGGACAACGCGGTGGTGGTGGGCGTGGGCAATATCTACGCGACGGAAGCGTTGTTTGCGGCGGGGATAGACCCGCGTCGGGCTGCGGGCGGTATCTCACGCGGGCGCTACTTGAAGCTGGCGATCGAGATCAAGCGCGTGCTGGCGGCGGCTATCGAGCGAGGTGGTACTACGTTGCGGGACTTTATCGGCGGCGACGGGCAACCGGGGTATTTCCAGCAGGAGCTGTACGTCTACGGCCGCGGTGGTGAGGCGTGCAAGGTCTGTGGGAGCGAATTGCGCAATGTGGTGCTGGGGCAGCGAGCGAGTGTGTTTTGCCCTAAGTGCCAGAGCTGA
- a CDS encoding twin-arginine translocation pathway signal protein has translation MNPSLTETPALSRRGVLKIGLCASAFLATAGLGASLSGCSSSTPASGFTMLRSSDLPFLRAIIPVLLEGAASAQEVVAGIEDTLKKLDYSLQNLSPEMFKLTQQLFDVLSMGITRGPLTGIWGSWENASSEQIRNFLHRWENSYLNLLRMGQGSLLKLVIMAWYFRPQSWAHCGYPGPPRI, from the coding sequence ATGAACCCTAGCCTGACTGAAACACCTGCGCTGTCACGGCGCGGCGTCCTTAAAATCGGCCTGTGCGCCAGCGCGTTCCTGGCCACCGCCGGCTTGGGGGCCAGCCTCAGCGGCTGCTCCAGCAGCACCCCGGCCAGTGGCTTTACCATGCTGCGCAGCAGTGACTTGCCGTTTTTGCGCGCAATCATCCCGGTGTTGCTCGAAGGCGCGGCCAGCGCTCAAGAGGTGGTCGCCGGCATCGAAGACACCCTGAAAAAACTCGACTACAGCCTGCAAAACCTGTCGCCGGAGATGTTCAAGCTCACCCAGCAGTTGTTCGACGTGCTGAGCATGGGCATCACCCGTGGCCCGTTGACCGGCATCTGGGGCAGTTGGGAAAACGCCAGTAGCGAGCAGATCCGCAACTTCCTGCATCGCTGGGAGAACAGCTACCTGAACCTGCTGCGCATGGGCCAGGGCTCGCTGCTCAAGCTGGTGATCATGGCCTGGTATTTCCGGCCGCAATCCTGGGCGCATTGCGGCTACCCCGGCCCACCCAGGATCTAA
- a CDS encoding YfhL family 4Fe-4S dicluster ferredoxin — protein sequence MSLIITDDCINCDVCEPECPNAAISQGEEIYVIDPNLCTQCVGHYDEPQCQQVCPVDCIPLDEARPETEEQLMAKYRLITGKA from the coding sequence ATGTCCCTGATCATCACCGACGATTGCATCAACTGCGACGTCTGCGAACCCGAGTGCCCGAACGCTGCGATTTCCCAGGGCGAAGAGATCTACGTGATCGACCCCAACCTGTGTACCCAGTGCGTCGGCCACTACGACGAGCCTCAGTGCCAGCAAGTGTGCCCGGTGGATTGCATTCCACTGGATGAGGCACGGCCTGAGACTGAAGAACAGTTGATGGCCAAGTACCGGCTGATTACCGGTAAGGCCTGA
- the coaD gene encoding pantetheine-phosphate adenylyltransferase yields the protein MNRVLYPGTFDPITKGHGDLVERASRLFDHVIIAVAASPKKNPLFPLEQRVELAREVTKHLPNVEVVGFSTLLAHFAKEQNANVFLRGLRAVSDFEYEFQLANMNRQLAPDVESLFLTPSERYSFISSTLVREIAALGGDITKFVHPAVADALTLRFKK from the coding sequence ATGAACCGAGTGTTGTACCCAGGTACCTTCGACCCGATTACCAAAGGCCATGGCGATCTGGTCGAACGTGCGTCTCGCTTGTTCGACCATGTGATCATCGCGGTCGCCGCCAGCCCCAAGAAAAACCCGCTGTTTCCCCTGGAACAGCGCGTAGAGCTGGCGCGTGAGGTCACCAAGCACCTGCCCAACGTGGAAGTGGTGGGCTTTTCGACGCTGCTGGCGCACTTTGCCAAGGAGCAGAACGCCAATGTGTTCCTGCGTGGCCTGCGCGCGGTGTCGGACTTCGAATACGAATTCCAGCTGGCCAACATGAACCGCCAACTGGCGCCGGACGTGGAAAGCCTGTTCCTGACGCCGTCGGAACGTTATTCGTTCATTTCCTCGACGTTGGTGCGTGAAATTGCCGCTTTGGGCGGAGATATCACCAAGTTCGTGCACCCGGCCGTGGCCGATGCGCTGACCCTGCGCTTCAAGAAGTAA
- a CDS encoding class I SAM-dependent rRNA methyltransferase: MSLPSLRLKANADRRLRNGHLWVYSNEIDVAATPLHGFQAGDQAILEAAGGKTLGIVAMSPNNLICARLLSRDIKLPLDKSLLVHRINVALSLRDRLFDKPFYRLVYGDSDLLPGLVVDRFGDILVVQIASATMEAHKEDVIAALTQVLKPSGILFKNDSAARDAEGLNRYVETVFGLVPEWVALEENGVKFEAPVIQGQKTGWFYDHRMNRARLAPYAKGKRVLDLYSYIGGWGVQAAAFGASEVFCVDASAFALDGVERNAALNGVAEKMTCIEGDVFEALKELKASEERFDVIVADPPAFIKRKKDMKNGEGAYRRLNEQAMRLLSKDGILVSASCSMHLPEDDLQNILLTSARHLDRNIQMLERGGQGPDHPVHPAIAETRYIKSITCRLLPNS, translated from the coding sequence ATGTCCCTGCCAAGCCTGCGTCTCAAAGCCAACGCCGATCGTCGTTTGCGCAACGGCCACCTGTGGGTCTACAGCAACGAAATCGACGTGGCCGCCACCCCACTTCACGGCTTCCAGGCAGGCGACCAGGCTATCCTGGAAGCGGCCGGCGGCAAGACTTTGGGCATCGTGGCCATGAGCCCGAACAACCTGATCTGCGCACGCCTGCTGTCGCGCGACATCAAGTTGCCGCTGGATAAATCGCTGCTGGTGCACCGCATCAACGTCGCGCTGTCCCTGCGTGACCGCCTGTTCGACAAGCCGTTCTACCGCCTGGTCTACGGTGATTCCGACCTGTTGCCGGGCCTGGTGGTCGACCGTTTCGGCGACATCCTGGTGGTACAGATCGCCTCGGCGACCATGGAAGCCCATAAAGAAGACGTGATCGCCGCCCTGACCCAAGTGCTCAAGCCGAGCGGCATCCTGTTCAAGAACGACTCCGCCGCGCGCGACGCCGAAGGCCTCAACCGCTACGTCGAAACCGTGTTCGGCCTGGTGCCGGAATGGGTCGCACTGGAAGAAAACGGCGTGAAATTCGAAGCCCCGGTGATCCAGGGCCAGAAAACCGGCTGGTTCTACGACCACCGCATGAACCGCGCCCGCCTGGCCCCATACGCCAAAGGCAAACGCGTACTCGACCTGTACAGCTACATCGGCGGCTGGGGCGTGCAAGCTGCAGCCTTCGGCGCCAGTGAAGTGTTCTGCGTCGACGCCTCGGCCTTCGCCCTCGACGGCGTAGAGCGCAACGCCGCGCTGAACGGGGTTGCCGAGAAGATGACCTGCATCGAAGGCGACGTGTTCGAAGCCCTTAAAGAACTGAAAGCCAGCGAAGAACGCTTCGACGTGATCGTCGCCGACCCACCGGCCTTCATCAAACGCAAAAAAGACATGAAGAACGGCGAAGGCGCCTACCGCCGCCTCAACGAGCAAGCCATGCGCCTGCTCAGCAAGGACGGCATCCTGGTCAGTGCTTCGTGCTCCATGCACCTGCCGGAAGACGACCTGCAAAACATCCTGCTGACCAGCGCCCGTCACCTGGACCGCAATATCCAGATGCTCGAACGCGGCGGCCAGGGCCCGGATCACCCGGTGCACCCGGCGATTGCCGAGACGCGCTATATCAAGAGCATTACCTGCCGGTTGTTGCCCAATAGCTAA
- a CDS encoding coniferyl aldehyde dehydrogenase, translating to MSANVAYLQDSQALDQLQDLFDAQRRAYAANPMPPAAQRQQWLKALRDVLSDERQALITAISQDFSHRSADETLFAELMPSLHGIHYASKHLKGWMKPSRRAVGIAFQPASAKVIYQPLGVVGVIVPWNYPLYLAIGPLVGALAAGNRVMLKLSESTPATGELLKVLLAKIFPEDLVCVVLGEAEVGMAFSKLRFDHLLFTGATSIGKHVMRAAAEHLTPVTLELGGKSPAIVSADVPLKDAAERIAFGKCLNAGQTCVAPDYVLVPEDRVEGFVEAYSNAVRGFYPTLADNPDYTAIINERQQARLNAYVKDATDKGATVIALYDQGQERRMAHSLLLNVSDEMTVMQDEIFGPLLPIVPYRGLDQAFAYINQRPRPLALYYFGYNKGEQNRVLHETHSGGVCLNDTLLHVAQDDMPFGGIGPSGMGHYHGHEGFLTFSKAKGVLVKQRLNAAKLIYPPYGKAIQKLIQKLFIR from the coding sequence ATGTCTGCCAACGTTGCCTACCTGCAAGATTCCCAGGCGCTGGATCAACTCCAGGACCTGTTCGACGCCCAACGTCGCGCCTACGCGGCCAACCCGATGCCGCCAGCTGCACAGCGCCAGCAATGGCTGAAGGCTTTGCGCGACGTACTCAGCGACGAACGCCAAGCACTGATCACCGCGATCAGCCAGGACTTCAGCCACCGCAGCGCAGACGAAACCCTGTTCGCCGAGTTGATGCCCAGCCTGCATGGCATTCACTACGCCAGCAAACACCTCAAAGGCTGGATGAAACCCTCCCGGCGTGCGGTAGGCATCGCCTTCCAACCGGCGTCAGCCAAAGTCATCTACCAGCCGTTGGGTGTGGTCGGGGTGATTGTCCCCTGGAACTATCCGCTGTACCTGGCCATTGGCCCATTGGTCGGCGCGTTGGCGGCGGGAAACCGGGTAATGCTCAAACTCAGTGAATCCACGCCGGCCACGGGCGAACTGCTTAAGGTGCTGCTGGCGAAAATTTTCCCCGAGGACCTGGTGTGCGTGGTGCTGGGCGAAGCTGAAGTGGGCATGGCGTTTTCCAAATTGCGCTTCGATCACCTGCTGTTCACCGGCGCCACCAGCATCGGCAAGCACGTGATGCGCGCGGCCGCCGAGCACCTGACACCGGTCACCCTGGAACTGGGCGGCAAGTCACCGGCCATTGTTTCCGCCGATGTGCCACTCAAGGATGCCGCCGAACGTATCGCCTTCGGTAAATGCCTGAATGCCGGGCAAACCTGTGTGGCGCCGGATTACGTGCTGGTGCCGGAAGACCGTGTTGAAGGTTTCGTCGAGGCCTACAGCAACGCCGTTCGTGGGTTTTATCCGACCCTGGCCGACAACCCGGACTACACCGCCATCATCAATGAACGGCAACAGGCCCGGCTGAATGCCTACGTCAAAGACGCCACCGACAAAGGCGCCACCGTGATTGCGCTGTATGACCAAGGCCAAGAGCGGCGCATGGCCCATAGCCTGTTACTGAATGTCAGCGACGAGATGACGGTGATGCAGGACGAAATCTTCGGCCCGCTGCTACCTATCGTGCCTTATCGCGGCCTCGACCAAGCATTTGCCTACATCAACCAGCGCCCTCGCCCACTGGCCCTGTATTACTTCGGCTACAACAAGGGCGAACAGAACCGCGTGCTCCACGAAACCCATTCGGGCGGTGTCTGCCTCAACGACACGTTGCTGCATGTGGCCCAGGACGATATGCCTTTTGGCGGCATCGGCCCGTCGGGCATGGGCCATTACCACGGCCATGAAGGTTTCCTCACGTTCAGCAAGGCCAAGGGTGTGTTGGTCAAACAGCGCCTGAACGCAGCGAAGTTGATCTACCCGCCTTACGGCAAAGCCATCCAGAAGTTGATCCAGAAGCTGTTTATCCGCTGA
- a CDS encoding TetR/AcrR family transcriptional regulator produces the protein MAPRVKTSERIVQTSLELFNQQGERSVSTNHIAAHMEISPGNLYYHFPNKQAIIAVLFREYEALVDSFLRPPQGRAVTVEDKRFYLQAVLAGMWRYRFLHRDLEHLLESDPELATGYRRFSQRCLIQGGAIYQGFVDAGILNMDPVQTEALTLNAWIILTSWVRFLCTTNENSAHLSAEAIKRGVYQVLVLEAGFVTPQAKEAVDALFKEFYVPLNQALEEVK, from the coding sequence ATGGCACCACGAGTAAAGACCAGCGAGCGCATTGTGCAAACCAGCCTGGAGCTTTTTAACCAGCAGGGTGAGCGCAGCGTCAGTACCAACCATATCGCCGCCCATATGGAAATTTCCCCGGGCAACCTGTACTACCACTTCCCCAACAAGCAGGCGATCATCGCCGTGCTGTTTCGTGAGTACGAAGCGTTGGTGGACAGTTTTCTGCGCCCGCCCCAGGGCCGCGCCGTTACCGTCGAAGACAAGCGTTTTTACCTGCAGGCCGTGCTGGCGGGCATGTGGCGTTATCGCTTCCTGCATCGGGACCTCGAACACCTGCTGGAAAGCGACCCGGAACTGGCCACTGGCTACCGGCGGTTCTCCCAACGCTGCCTGATCCAGGGTGGGGCGATTTACCAAGGGTTTGTCGACGCCGGCATCCTCAATATGGACCCGGTGCAAACCGAGGCGCTGACCCTCAATGCCTGGATCATCCTCACCTCTTGGGTGCGGTTTCTGTGCACCACCAATGAAAACTCAGCGCACTTGAGCGCCGAAGCGATCAAGCGCGGCGTGTATCAGGTGCTGGTGCTGGAGGCGGGGTTTGTCACGCCTCAGGCGAAAGAGGCGGTGGATGCGTTGTTCAAAGAATTTTACGTGCCGTTGAACCAGGCACTGGAAGAAGTGAAGTAG
- a CDS encoding GMC family oxidoreductase: MPVPDLFRDGLARGWKTHNGAALDSDLTLEADVAIIGSGAGGGTTAEILSAAGYKVLLIEEGPLKTSSDFKLLEDEAYASLYQEGIGRMSKDGAITILQGRAVGGTTLINWTSSFRTPDATLAHWASEYAVKGHSSAEMAPWFEKMEQRLGIAPWAIPPNANNDVIRKGCEKLGYSWHVIPRNVRGCFNLGYCGMGCPVNAKQSMLVTTIPSTLEKGGELLYLARAERLKYSGDTISSLECVAMDERCVAPTGRKITVKAKHYVLAGGGINSPALLMRSDAPDPHSRLGKRTFLHLVNFSAGQFDEVINPFYGAPQSIYSDHFQWQDGTTGKMSYKLEAPPLHPGLASTLFGGYGTGNALDMSQLPHTHAMLALLRDGFHPDSPGGTVELRGDGTPVLDYQVSDYAWDGLRRAFHTMAEIQFAAGAKSVKPLHHDARYVNTLAEARSLIDGLSLELHRTTLGSAHVMGGCAMGEDPKNAVADSLGRHHQLRNLSIHDGSLFPTSIGANPQLSVYGLTAQLATALAERLKTA; this comes from the coding sequence ATGCCCGTACCCGATCTGTTCCGTGATGGCCTGGCCCGTGGCTGGAAAACCCACAATGGCGCCGCCCTCGACAGCGACCTGACCCTGGAAGCCGATGTGGCCATTATCGGCAGCGGCGCCGGTGGCGGCACCACTGCCGAGATCCTCAGTGCGGCGGGTTACAAAGTGCTGCTGATCGAAGAAGGCCCGCTCAAGACCAGCAGTGACTTCAAGCTGCTCGAAGACGAGGCCTACGCCAGCCTCTATCAGGAAGGCATCGGCCGCATGAGCAAGGACGGCGCGATCACTATCCTGCAGGGCCGGGCCGTCGGCGGCACCACGCTGATCAACTGGACTTCGAGCTTTCGCACGCCCGATGCCACCCTCGCCCACTGGGCCAGTGAGTACGCGGTCAAAGGCCACAGCAGCGCCGAAATGGCGCCATGGTTCGAAAAGATGGAACAGCGCCTGGGCATCGCGCCCTGGGCCATTCCACCGAATGCCAACAATGATGTGATCCGCAAAGGCTGCGAAAAGCTCGGTTATAGCTGGCATGTGATCCCGCGCAACGTGCGCGGCTGCTTCAACCTGGGTTATTGCGGCATGGGTTGCCCGGTCAATGCCAAGCAATCGATGCTGGTGACCACCATTCCCTCCACCCTGGAGAAGGGCGGCGAACTGCTCTACCTGGCCCGCGCCGAGCGCCTGAAATACAGCGGCGACACCATCAGCAGCCTTGAATGCGTGGCCATGGATGAACGTTGCGTGGCGCCTACCGGGCGCAAAATCACGGTCAAGGCCAAGCATTACGTGCTGGCGGGCGGCGGCATCAACAGCCCGGCGCTGCTGATGCGCTCGGACGCGCCCGACCCGCATTCACGGCTGGGCAAGCGTACTTTCCTGCACCTGGTGAACTTCTCCGCCGGGCAGTTCGACGAGGTGATCAACCCGTTCTATGGTGCGCCGCAGTCGATCTATTCCGACCACTTCCAGTGGCAGGACGGCACCACCGGCAAAATGTCTTACAAACTGGAGGCGCCGCCGCTGCATCCAGGCCTGGCCAGTACCCTGTTCGGCGGCTACGGCACCGGGAATGCGCTGGACATGAGCCAGTTGCCCCACACCCACGCCATGCTTGCCCTGCTGCGCGACGGTTTTCACCCCGACAGCCCCGGCGGCACGGTGGAGTTACGCGGCGACGGCACGCCGGTGCTCGACTATCAGGTCTCAGACTACGCCTGGGATGGCCTGCGCCGTGCGTTTCATACCATGGCCGAGATTCAGTTCGCGGCAGGCGCCAAGTCGGTCAAGCCGTTGCATCACGATGCACGCTACGTAAATACCCTGGCCGAAGCACGCAGCCTGATCGACGGTTTGAGCCTGGAACTGCATCGCACCACGCTGGGCAGCGCCCATGTGATGGGCGGTTGCGCCATGGGCGAAGACCCGAAAAATGCGGTGGCCGACAGCCTCGGTCGCCATCATCAATTGCGTAACCTGTCGATCCACGACGGCTCGCTGTTCCCCACCAGCATTGGCGCCAACCCGCAATTATCGGTGTATGGGTTGACCGCGCAACTGGCGACAGCATTGGCCGAACGTCTGAAAACAGCATGA
- a CDS encoding MFS transporter gives MSGFYLSRFILITCISLISFFPINILLPSFPALAVQFDTPSAEIALSISLFTLVFSISQLVAGPLSDTYGRKEVLLGCITLSILGAIGCAFASDYLTFLLFRCVQAMGCGFFVLGHALVEDLFEEQDRARVRLYYMTLSGSFVALSPLIGSWLQTTFDWQGSFYGFALMALGMLLHALCILPSNSASPYRAPVSIIGTLKAVARHKDFLRYWWIAALVFACYFALISVTPLIFMDALKLSEYQYALVLMVYGVAYLLGGVAASYLQKRISLPRQINIGLGLLLVAGVLLMLIISFEAITTINLLIPMLISALAVTLVRPAAISAAMLLFSSSAGTAASAGNSIMFLTAAVSSAALAQTGAHLLMTIAASFVVLSLWGGWTNARVGR, from the coding sequence ATGTCTGGGTTCTACCTCTCCCGCTTCATTCTCATCACCTGCATTTCCCTGATCAGCTTTTTCCCGATCAATATCCTGCTTCCTTCGTTCCCCGCCCTGGCTGTGCAATTCGACACGCCTAGCGCCGAAATCGCCCTGTCCATCAGCCTGTTCACGCTGGTGTTCTCGATCTCGCAGTTGGTCGCCGGCCCGCTGTCGGATACATACGGACGCAAGGAAGTCCTGCTCGGCTGCATCACGCTGTCGATCCTCGGCGCGATCGGTTGCGCATTCGCGTCGGACTACCTGACTTTCCTGCTGTTTCGCTGCGTACAGGCCATGGGCTGCGGCTTTTTCGTGCTGGGCCATGCACTGGTCGAAGACCTGTTCGAGGAGCAGGACCGCGCCCGTGTACGCCTGTATTACATGACCCTGAGCGGTTCGTTTGTGGCGCTCTCGCCGCTGATCGGCTCCTGGCTGCAAACCACTTTCGACTGGCAAGGCAGCTTCTACGGCTTTGCGCTGATGGCACTGGGCATGTTGCTCCATGCGTTGTGCATCCTGCCTTCCAATTCCGCGAGCCCGTATCGCGCACCGGTGTCGATCATTGGCACGCTGAAAGCCGTCGCCCGCCATAAAGACTTCCTGCGCTACTGGTGGATCGCCGCACTGGTATTCGCCTGCTACTTTGCTCTGATCAGCGTGACGCCGTTGATTTTCATGGATGCGCTTAAGCTCTCCGAATACCAGTACGCGTTGGTGCTGATGGTGTACGGCGTGGCTTATCTGCTCGGCGGCGTGGCGGCTTCATACCTGCAAAAGCGCATTTCACTGCCCCGCCAGATCAATATCGGCCTTGGTTTACTGCTCGTCGCGGGTGTATTGCTCATGCTGATTATCAGCTTTGAAGCCATCACCACCATTAACTTGCTGATCCCGATGCTGATCAGCGCCCTGGCCGTAACGCTGGTTCGACCGGCTGCCATCTCGGCGGCGATGCTGCTGTTCTCAAGCAGTGCGGGCACAGCGGCATCGGCGGGCAACAGCATCATGTTCCTCACCGCCGCCGTCAGCAGCGCCGCCCTTGCCCAAACCGGAGCGCATTTGCTGATGACCATCGCAGCAAGCTTCGTGGTTCTCAGCCTGTGGGGCGGATGGACGAATGCGCGAGTCGGGCGGTAG
- a CDS encoding HDOD domain-containing protein, with amino-acid sequence MPPQPQIMVDLQMEQYMPDPDLEVIARLISQDPGLSGALLKIVNSPYYGLSNKIASIQRAVNLLGSRSIINLINAQSIKGEMSDDTIVTLNRFWDTAQDVAMTCLTLAKRTGSQTVDEAYALGLFHDCGVPLMLKRFPNYMAVLEQAYANAGPDCRVVDTENKAFNTNHAVVGYYTAKSWRLPEHVTDAIANHHNALAIFSDESSRNPQLKNLLAILKMAEHICSSYRVLGNQSADHEWDAIGHLVLDYVGLSDYDFESLKLSIRELGAH; translated from the coding sequence GTGCCGCCTCAACCGCAAATCATGGTGGATTTGCAGATGGAGCAGTACATGCCCGACCCGGACCTGGAAGTGATCGCGCGGCTGATCTCCCAGGACCCAGGCTTGTCCGGCGCGCTGCTGAAGATCGTCAACTCGCCGTATTACGGCCTGAGCAACAAGATCGCCTCGATCCAGCGCGCGGTGAACCTGCTGGGCAGCCGCTCGATCATCAACCTGATCAACGCGCAGTCGATCAAGGGCGAGATGAGCGACGACACCATCGTCACCCTCAACCGCTTCTGGGACACCGCCCAGGACGTGGCCATGACCTGCCTGACCCTGGCCAAGCGCACTGGCTCGCAAACAGTCGACGAAGCCTATGCCTTGGGCCTGTTCCACGACTGCGGCGTGCCGCTGATGCTCAAGCGCTTCCCCAACTACATGGCGGTGCTGGAGCAGGCTTACGCGAATGCCGGCCCGGACTGCCGCGTGGTCGACACCGAAAACAAGGCGTTCAACACCAACCATGCCGTGGTCGGCTACTACACCGCCAAATCCTGGCGCCTGCCGGAGCATGTCACCGACGCCATCGCCAACCACCACAACGCCCTGGCGATTTTCAGCGATGAGTCGTCGCGCAACCCGCAACTTAAAAACCTGCTGGCGATCCTCAAGATGGCCGAGCACATCTGCTCGTCCTACCGCGTGCTGGGCAACCAGTCGGCGGACCATGAGTGGGATGCCATCGGCCATCTGGTGCTGGATTACGTGGGCCTGTCGGACTACGACTTTGAAAGCCTGAAGCTGTCCATTCGCGAACTGGGCGCCCACTGA